One window from the genome of Vibrio sp. VB16 encodes:
- a CDS encoding YkgJ family cysteine cluster protein, translating to MNNNQEMIAYLRERIPTFECVPGCHDCCGPVTTSSEEMSRLPRKTDAQHEAALNEFNCVHLGPNGCKVYEERPLICRVFGTTPNMPCPNKCRPEEMIDSKVERQIHHYIRNTRQVLV from the coding sequence ATGAACAATAACCAAGAGATGATTGCTTACCTACGCGAGCGTATTCCAACGTTCGAATGTGTACCGGGCTGTCATGATTGTTGTGGACCGGTAACCACTTCTTCGGAGGAAATGTCGCGATTGCCGAGAAAAACGGACGCTCAGCATGAAGCAGCATTGAATGAATTTAATTGCGTACACTTGGGTCCTAACGGATGTAAGGTGTACGAGGAACGACCTCTTATTTGCCGAGTATTTGGCACAACACCGAATATGCCTTGTCCAAATAAATGCCGTCCGGAAGAGATGATCGATTCGAAAGTCGAGCGTCAGATCCATCATTACATCAGAAATACACGCCAAGTATTGGTGTAG
- a CDS encoding transposase, which yields MTTARKQLVSIESTPYYHCVSRCVRRSFLCGVDPYTQQSYEHRRSWIETKIEALSQLYCIDICAYAIMSNHYHLVLHMNRDKALGLSSNQVIERWQLSHKLPALIQRWLSHQITTRAEEKACLRIIDSWRNRLWNLSWFMKELNYDIALKANQEDNCKGHFWECRFKSQALLDEQALLAAMAYVDLNPLKAGIAEKPETSEFTSIKVRLEALKEQEEKARFLFPFVGNSTNKNIHGIPFRLVDYIELVDWTARQYRENTATLKPSLPPLLQRLDIAQTTWLNACIQLERYGVTAVGCHCHAEAAKLHMKKVRIHLFRLDN from the coding sequence ATGACCACCGCTAGAAAACAACTGGTTTCTATTGAATCGACACCTTATTACCACTGTGTTTCTCGTTGTGTTCGACGCAGTTTTCTATGTGGTGTCGACCCGTATACTCAACAGAGCTATGAGCATCGTCGATCTTGGATTGAAACTAAAATTGAAGCTCTATCTCAACTTTACTGCATTGATATCTGCGCTTACGCCATTATGAGCAACCATTATCATTTGGTACTGCATATGAATCGTGATAAGGCTCTCGGGTTGTCGTCTAATCAAGTGATTGAGCGCTGGCAACTCAGTCATAAATTGCCCGCATTGATTCAACGTTGGCTTTCCCATCAAATTACAACTAGAGCAGAAGAAAAGGCGTGCCTAAGGATTATCGATTCATGGCGAAATCGTTTATGGAATTTAAGCTGGTTTATGAAAGAACTCAATTACGATATTGCCTTAAAAGCGAATCAAGAGGACAACTGCAAAGGGCATTTTTGGGAATGTCGTTTTAAAAGCCAAGCTCTTTTGGATGAGCAAGCACTCTTGGCAGCCATGGCTTATGTCGATCTTAATCCACTAAAAGCAGGTATCGCAGAGAAACCTGAAACCTCAGAATTCACATCAATAAAAGTCCGGCTAGAGGCATTAAAAGAACAAGAAGAAAAAGCCCGTTTCCTGTTCCCTTTCGTCGGTAACTCAACCAATAAGAACATTCACGGTATTCCTTTCCGATTGGTGGATTATATTGAGTTAGTTGATTGGACAGCACGACAATATCGAGAAAACACGGCGACGTTAAAGCCGTCACTCCCCCCACTATTACAAAGACTTGATATTGCACAAACTACCTGGCTTAACGCATGCATTCAGTTAGAACGATACGGGGTAACCGCCGTTGGATGTCATTGCCACGCAGAAGCCGCAAAGTTACATATGAAAAAGGTAAGAATTCATCTTTTTCGGCTGGATAATTAA
- a CDS encoding GNAT family N-acetyltransferase, which produces MTDIIMLIRKVKIEELDSVYLMGYDVWGEGLSLNDYLNECRNSSKYKLGCWYVLAVNDKPVASLIVYSGQFGLTEHCYGIGSVATDYEMRGKGFASYLVQSVTHKLLNEEKARAVFLHSDISAEFYVKLGYQCIQSTSCMVHLDPSSNSFEDSIPSYF; this is translated from the coding sequence ATGACTGATATTATTATGCTGATAAGAAAAGTTAAAATTGAAGAGTTAGATTCCGTTTATCTCATGGGGTATGACGTTTGGGGTGAAGGCCTGTCGCTTAACGACTACCTAAATGAGTGTCGAAATAGTTCTAAGTACAAACTAGGCTGTTGGTATGTACTTGCCGTAAATGATAAACCTGTTGCTTCTTTAATCGTGTATTCGGGCCAATTTGGGTTAACGGAACATTGTTATGGTATTGGTTCTGTTGCGACAGACTATGAAATGAGAGGTAAAGGTTTTGCTTCGTATTTGGTTCAATCGGTGACGCATAAATTGTTAAATGAAGAAAAGGCTAGGGCTGTCTTTCTGCATAGCGATATTAGTGCAGAGTTCTATGTAAAACTAGGATATCAGTGTATTCAAAGTACAAGCTGTATGGTGCATCTAGATCCATCATCAAACAGTTTTGAAGATTCAATTCCTTCATACTTTTAG
- a CDS encoding PhzF family phenazine biosynthesis protein has product MDIDIYQVDSFTLEPFKGNPAGVCIMERSLDEIMMFAIAAEMAVSETAFLSLEDMRLRWFTPKVEVELCGHGTLAVAHILKENGLVAVGEELTFNTLSGLLQVKVEDQYIELDFPAPIIDVEIGPSIEMLNSLGIRSDQVVSSGIFDSKILIEIDSEADLLSLNPNFDNLKALPGRGVLITVKSISNSIDFKSRYFAPWVGVNEDPVTGSAHCALAVHWGRTFNKSRLKGYQASDRGGFVEVELLPNQRVKLIGNAVTVIKGTMKV; this is encoded by the coding sequence ATGGATATCGATATATACCAAGTAGACTCGTTTACATTGGAGCCATTTAAGGGAAATCCTGCGGGCGTTTGTATCATGGAACGTAGTCTTGATGAAATTATGATGTTTGCCATCGCAGCCGAAATGGCCGTTTCTGAAACGGCATTCTTGTCACTAGAGGATATGAGGCTAAGGTGGTTTACTCCGAAAGTAGAAGTAGAACTCTGTGGTCACGGAACGCTGGCTGTTGCACATATTTTGAAAGAAAATGGTTTAGTTGCTGTTGGTGAAGAATTGACATTCAACACTCTGTCTGGCCTCTTGCAAGTAAAAGTTGAAGATCAATATATTGAATTGGATTTTCCAGCTCCGATTATTGATGTTGAGATTGGTCCAAGTATTGAAATGTTGAACAGTCTGGGTATACGTTCTGATCAAGTCGTATCCAGTGGCATTTTTGATTCAAAAATTTTGATAGAAATTGATAGTGAAGCCGATCTGTTATCACTTAACCCAAACTTCGACAACTTGAAGGCATTACCCGGTCGTGGGGTGTTGATAACGGTCAAATCGATATCGAATAGTATTGATTTTAAGTCTCGTTACTTTGCCCCTTGGGTAGGAGTAAATGAAGACCCTGTTACTGGTTCCGCACATTGTGCCTTAGCGGTTCATTGGGGAAGAACGTTTAACAAGTCTCGACTCAAAGGCTATCAAGCATCCGATCGAGGAGGTTTTGTTGAGGTTGAGTTATTGCCAAATCAAAGGGTTAAGTTGATTGGTAATGCAGTCACCGTTATCAAAGGCACGATGAAGGTATAA
- a CDS encoding FeoA family protein, translating into MNQAIFSLIPDKLARLLQVNNKHISEARGVKNLSEAKLNKEYEIKNVISDNKEMASFLSTLGCFKGESVTVISILSDTYVISVKDARYSIDLDLAKIVILI; encoded by the coding sequence TTGAACCAAGCCATTTTTAGTCTAATACCAGATAAATTAGCCAGGTTATTGCAAGTTAATAATAAACACATAAGCGAAGCTCGCGGTGTTAAGAATTTATCTGAGGCAAAACTAAATAAAGAATACGAAATCAAAAACGTTATTTCAGACAATAAAGAAATGGCCAGTTTTCTTTCTACATTAGGCTGCTTTAAAGGAGAATCAGTAACCGTTATATCTATTTTGTCAGATACATATGTGATTTCGGTAAAAGATGCCAGATATAGCATAGACCTGGATTTAGCTAAAATAGTCATACTGATTTAA
- a CDS encoding potassium/proton antiporter, producing the protein MSYQLILICIAALICIGILLHHPSRTFGIPSLLIFMGVGLLLGNGEFDFVYDNLQITSLVGSIALNIIVFVGGLNTSTASVRIAYREGGVLSTLGVLLTTLFFAILLSFVLELSFIHCLLFAAIVSSTDAAAVFSILESKKLKLKEQTDTVLEFESATNDPVALILVVLLTELALAPNNPVSMTVIGTELLIQISSALIIAYLVGRLSVWLLNHIKLEEYGLIPVFILSSFVLATYGSEFAGGNILLASYVVGVVIGNGIKRGREINKHFFNSLSWLAQALMFIVLGLQIFPHHLFDVLWLSLLPAILLILVARPLAVQVCYLPFLKASWKKRLFISAIGLKGATPIVFALIPAAAGVSDALTIVNMVFFIVLISVFIQGGAIEPLAKKLQLNNE; encoded by the coding sequence ATGTCATACCAACTGATACTAATATGCATTGCTGCTTTGATTTGCATTGGTATACTTTTACATCACCCGTCGCGCACTTTTGGTATTCCTTCTTTGCTGATTTTCATGGGCGTTGGCTTATTGCTCGGTAATGGCGAGTTCGATTTTGTTTATGATAATCTTCAGATAACATCATTAGTGGGAAGTATTGCCCTCAATATTATTGTTTTCGTGGGGGGCCTCAATACCTCGACGGCGAGCGTTCGTATTGCTTATCGTGAAGGCGGCGTTTTGTCTACTCTAGGTGTGCTTCTCACGACACTATTTTTTGCCATTCTGCTTTCATTTGTATTAGAACTATCATTTATCCACTGTTTATTATTTGCGGCCATTGTTTCCTCGACAGATGCCGCTGCCGTGTTCTCAATTCTAGAGTCAAAAAAACTCAAGTTGAAGGAACAGACAGACACAGTGCTTGAGTTTGAATCTGCCACCAATGACCCTGTCGCACTTATTCTAGTGGTGCTTTTGACAGAGTTGGCGCTTGCACCTAATAATCCCGTGTCTATGACTGTTATCGGAACTGAGTTACTTATCCAAATCTCAAGTGCATTGATTATTGCTTATCTGGTTGGCCGGCTCAGTGTTTGGTTGCTTAACCATATTAAGCTGGAAGAATACGGGCTAATACCCGTCTTTATTCTTTCTAGTTTTGTTCTAGCAACATACGGAAGTGAGTTTGCTGGCGGTAATATTTTATTAGCATCGTATGTTGTTGGTGTGGTGATTGGTAATGGAATCAAACGCGGTCGAGAAATAAATAAACACTTTTTTAATAGCTTGTCTTGGTTAGCTCAGGCGTTAATGTTTATTGTGCTTGGCTTACAAATTTTCCCACATCATTTATTTGATGTTCTTTGGCTTTCTCTACTCCCCGCCATATTATTAATATTGGTGGCGAGACCTTTAGCCGTCCAAGTTTGTTATTTGCCGTTTTTAAAAGCTAGTTGGAAAAAACGGTTGTTTATATCGGCTATAGGTTTAAAAGGAGCAACACCTATCGTATTTGCTTTGATTCCTGCAGCCGCGGGTGTTAGTGATGCTTTAACCATAGTCAATATGGTCTTCTTCATCGTGCTTATATCAGTATTTATTCAAGGTGGTGCTATCGAACCATTGGCGAAAAAGTTACAACTCAATAATGAATAA